One Saccharomycodes ludwigii strain NBRC 1722 chromosome VI, whole genome shotgun sequence DNA segment encodes these proteins:
- a CDS encoding putative nitronate monooxygenase (similar to Saccharomyces cerevisiae YJR149W | putative protein of unknown function) produces the protein MLLNYKHFLSKIGVKYPIIQAPMAGVSTPKMAANVAMHGGIGSLPVSGINFTQEEAISKLETLLNTCQTVYASNNLNINFFCHKKVSKPTTAEIENWLQLYSKIPGIGNNNLLSTQINFMDDINVSFMELESSPQKLEKLMTFLKNKYTPKFVSFHFGAPGKSTIKKFQDIGILVLVTATSLQEAIELISLNVDGIICQGYEAGGHRGNFDPSVLDENLPTYILFDQIKKYLNTINEPKFLIAAGGIISSKDARYYIDNGASAVQMGTAFLFTSDCTVNYDNCKYTTVMTPLVSGKPARAMLTPFIENLLLNYEHEKLPPYSYMYAAFKQLRALYPDKINFNLVGSNYKNCLQWIGKSSGDLIEIVGKNVI, from the coding sequence ATGTTACTAAACTATAAACATTTTCTATCAAAGATTGGAGTTAAGTATCCAATTATTCAAGCACCAATGGCTGGTGTAAGTACTCCAAAGATGGCTGCAAATGTCGCAATGCATGGTGGTATTGGTTCATTGCCGGTTTCTGGAATAAATTTCACCCAGGAAGAAGCAATCAGTAAATTAGaaacattattaaatacATGCCAAACCGTTTATGCTTCaaacaatttaaatattaatttcttttgtcACAAAAAGGTATCTAAACCTACAACTGCcgaaattgaaaattggCTTCAATTGTACTCTAAAATTCCAGGaattggtaataataatttattgagCACTCAGATTAATTTTATGGATGACATAAATGTTTCCTTCATGGAATTGGAATCATCGCCccaaaaattagaaaaattaatgacttttttaaaaaataagtatACCCCTAAATTTGTTAGCTTCCACTTTGGTGCACCCGGGAAGAGCACtataaaaaagtttcaaGATATTGGGATATTAGTGCTTGTTACAGCAACCTCTCTTCAAGAGGCAATTGAATTAATAAGTTTGAACGTTGATGGAATAATTTGTCAGGGTTATGAAGCTGGTGGACATCGTGGTAACTTTGATCCATCCGTTCTAGATGAGAATTTGCCCACTTACATTTTGTTTGATCAGATTAAAAAGTATTTGAATACTATAAACGAAcccaaatttttaattgctGCTGGTGGCATTATTAGTTCCAAAGATGCCAGGTATTATATAGATAACGGTGCTTCAGCAGTCCAGATGGGAACAGCATTTTTATTCACATCAGATTGCACAGTGAATTATGACAACTGTAAATATACCACTGTAATGACCCCATTGGTTTCTGGGAAACCTGCAAGAGCCATGTTAACGCCTTTCattgaaaatttattactaAATTACGAGCATGAAAAGCTTCCCCCATATAGTTACATGTATGCAGCATTTAAGCAACTGCGTGCACTATATCCcgataaaattaattttaatttagttGGTAGTAACTACAAAAATTGTTTACAATGGATTGGAAAGAGTTCTGGGGATTTAATAGAAATTGTAGGAAAAAATGTAATTTAG